The sequence below is a genomic window from Anaerocolumna chitinilytica.
TCCCATAAGATTATCAATATCTGTCAAACCGTTTCGGATATCCGTTAACACTGTATTTTTCTGGCTCATAGTGGTGTTGTAAAGATACAAATGGTGATCAGCACTGTTAAACCATATAAGTTCCACCGGGTCTGTTGTGGTCCCGGGATTCCCATCACTGTGGTAAATTGTAAGAACCTTATCAGTCACATCAAACTGGGTGTTATTTCCTTCCAGAACATGTTCTCTTATCTGATTCATAATCGTCTGGGCTTCCGTCTGTAAAGATATCTCACTTTGGGCAGTCTGATATCCACGGCTTCCTGCTGCCATAAACATAACGATAGCTCCGATAACAATAGAGGAGATTGCCATGCCAATTATCAGCTCGATTAAGGTTATACCTTGATTACTTTTGATTCCCATATATTTATTATTAACCAGTCTCATAAGCCCATGTTCCTTATTCTATAAAATGTTTACCGGATGCCTGAATCAACCGGATTGTATAGAGAAGCGTACCGTCTCTGTCTGTAATAACTATTCTTTCATAATAACCGGTACCATTGCTGCTTAATTCTCCGGTACTCTTATCAAAGCCAAGAGTCATATAATTACCGGATGCATAATCTCCTACCGCTACATTCGTACCTGGGTGAGTACTGGCCTCATAGGATATTACAAATTGATTGTTTCCCAATTCGGTACCGTTACCATTCAGAAGAGCAGCTGTAGGACTAGAAGGGCTGACTCTCATATAATAGTGGCCACCATATTGGTAGATATATAGATTGGCCTTTTCGGCTTTGCTCATATTCTCAAGCCGGATCTTATTTAAGGCTGCATCTATTTCATATGCGCACCTTTTTGCATTTCCATATCTGAGATAATGTATACCGCCAAAGGTTGACACACCAAGAACGGAAAGAATTGCTATTACTATAATGATTTCAACCAGAGAAACACCCTTGTTGTTTTTCATTCCCGCTCTCCTTTCTTGGCCAATGATTAATCTGTCTTAATTTTTCTTAAAATTTTCATAATTGATATAGTTTGATATTTTTATCTGATCGATATTTTCTGCATTTGCATTGCTCTTACCAGCATAAGCGGTAAAATAATGGGTAAACTGCATGGACTTATTCTCCAGCCAGCCTCCCTCGGAAGTTTTTTTCTGTTCCTGGTTCAAGGCATAGGAAAGAATAGCTTGAACCATATCCGGGTCAGAGTTGATTTGGGTTCCATTATCCGTTATAAGAATTGTAGCACCGGATATTATCAATCCTGAATAATTCCATCCTACCGTCAAACTGCCGGTCGTAATCAGTATTCCATCCTTTAGATTTCCACCCGTAGCATTCCTGATATCATTTGTCGTAATTGTACTGTCATTGCGGATAATGTAAACCGAATACTCTGCTGTTCCATCTCCGTCTAAATCAATGGGTACTCTTTTATAAAAGTTCCCATTATACTTTACAAATCCATTTGCTAAAGCGGTACTATCATCTCTGGTCTCTTTCTCAATAACCGACTGGCTTCCATCCTGACTGATGATTGTTTTAAACAGCGGACTTTGAGTTTTATCCAGTCTGAAATCTCCGCTGTTGCCCCCGGCAGAGGCAGCTACCAGACATAACTGCCTGGATTTGTATTCTCTCGCAGTTCTGATAGCATCACTTAACAGAGAATTATCCGGTGAATCCGGATTCGCTAAAACTCCGCCGGTTAAGGAGAGATTACCATCACCGGCAGTCATAAGTCCATTCGCTGCTAAAAGAAGGGCTCCGCTTAATCGGATACCGTTTCCATAGAGATAACTTTTGGCATTCTTATTTAAAGTTGCTTTATTCGATGAGTTATTATAGTAATCCTTAAAGTATTGGTTGGCGCAGGTCTGGTCCTTAAAATCCAGATAATAATAGGTCATGGGAATCGTGCCGCCAATAAGATAGTGATATGCTTCAAACTGCTGTGCAGTCAATAAATTTGCCAATGCTCCAGGGGGTATGGTAACTGCCTTTTGTCCTGTCGGAAGTGCATCAAGCTCAGATTTCATTATCGGATTATGCTTCCAGTAAATATATTCGTCCGGTACCAGATATGCCAGCTGATTACTCTTAACGGAGATAGACTCACCGGTCATAATATCATCCGCCACTGTAGCACCTGCTTGATTCTTCCTAGATATAAATGCTCTTCCCGCTACCGTCAGGCTTGTAAGTCCTGACATGTCCAAAGCAGAATTCTGCCCGTTAATCAAGATAGAGCTGCTGTAATTCGAATTAACAATACTATGTACTTCACTGTCTTCTACCTTCTGATTGGTTTTATTATAATTATATCCATAGTAACTGCCGCCTATTGTTACAAAACTTCTGTCAGCGTCAAGGCTTAGATCATCCGCCACCTTGCAATTGCCATAGATATTTAGATAGGCTGTCTGGATGCCATTATCGTTACCGGAGGTTCTGATGTTTTCTGCCCATACATTCATTTTTCTTCCGGCAGCCTGATCTCCGATAAATAGTTTCGCATAATTCTCTACCAGGATATCTCCTCTGGTAATCAGGGTATCGCCAGCAATTTTCAGATTATAACCGGTCGGGTCATTCTGATTCGGAAGGGTTACCGTAGTCGCCTTGACCCGCAAGCCGTCAGCACCAGCGTAGAGATTACCATCAATACTGATACCGGTTCCGCTTTCCGCCGCTAATTGTTTATCCGCAATTAAGGCATACTTTGTAAACTCCGGATAGATATTAGCCGAATCAAAATTCAGATTCGGCGCTTCCAGCCGAATATCCGTTGTAATCTGGGTATCGTAACCCTTACTGTCCTGAAATCTTACTTTTACCTTTTGCAGAACAACGGAATTCACCTTATCCGGATCAACGGTATCCAGATTGATTTGTAAGACGTTGGTAGAAGTGTCCGTATCTCCATATAAAATATTGTCATCCGGAGTTCTGGAGGCGTTTAAGAAATTCTTTAAAACTCTTGGTTTGTAATAATATACTGTGCTTACCGGAGGGTTATAGGCACATCCGCACAAGGCCTGTACCAACCCGTTGATATAGATGCTGTCGAATTCACCTTTGACGGAACTGGAGGTATTCTGGGTAATCTCAGAATAATGCAGAAGAATATAATTATATGCCTGATACATACTGTCAGAAGAAACTCCCTCCAGTCCGGCATGGAGCTCCTCCAGAACTGCTTCTGTCTCATAGAAATTTTCTTTTGACCGGTAATCAATCTGTTTCATCTGGATATTTGTCATTGTCAGAGACAGAATAAGAGAACCCAAAATAGCAATAAAACAGATTGCAATAATTACAAGTAATAATGCAGACCCTTTATTATTTTTTCTTAGCATTCTTCTCTGCTCCTTTCCGAATCCAGTTGATACTCTTTATTCTCCTTTTGCAGAAGTAATTGAAGCATATAAAAAGTTCGAATTTAAAAGCTTGCCAGCTCTGTAGATATCTACTCTTATATTCATTATACGAAGCTTCGTTTCCCTTGGTATATAA
It includes:
- a CDS encoding PilW family protein encodes the protein MRLVNNKYMGIKSNQGITLIELIIGMAISSIVIGAIVMFMAAGSRGYQTAQSEISLQTEAQTIMNQIREHVLEGNNTQFDVTDKVLTIYHSDGNPGTTTDPVELIWFNSADHHLYLYNTTMSQKNTVLTDIRNGLTDIDNLMGEYVKDFTVTPGNLFTYDSTGTTGTTITVELQLSYNNRDFSLTEDMKLRNRIVTIP
- a CDS encoding type II secretion system protein — protein: MKNNKGVSLVEIIIVIAILSVLGVSTFGGIHYLRYGNAKRCAYEIDAALNKIRLENMSKAEKANLYIYQYGGHYYMRVSPSSPTAALLNGNGTELGNNQFVISYEASTHPGTNVAVGDYASGNYMTLGFDKSTGELSSNGTGYYERIVITDRDGTLLYTIRLIQASGKHFIE